A stretch of Miscanthus floridulus cultivar M001 chromosome 13, ASM1932011v1, whole genome shotgun sequence DNA encodes these proteins:
- the LOC136501615 gene encoding carboxylesterase 1-like — protein MGDITAAAAAAAASGPPTLTKETNLFMQIVVNPDGTVTRPEVPLVPASEVAGGGVISRDVPLDASAGTYLRLYLPSPSPAAPAATASKLPVVLYFHGGGFVILSPATVFYHGHCEAMATAVPAIVASLEYRLAPEHRLPAAYEDAAAAVAWLRDGAPGDPWVAAHGDLSRCFLMGSSSGGNMAFFAALRTGGLDLGPATVRGVLLHQPYLGGVDRTPSEAGSVDDAMLPLEANDRLWSLALPLGADRDHEFCNPVKAMAPEALAGLPPRCLVTGNLDDPLIDRHREFARWLQDRGSVEVVVKTDVAGFHASELFVPEIAEVLFAAMREFVSTGDDA, from the coding sequence ATGGGCGacatcaccgccgccgccgccgccgccgccgcttcgggCCCGCCGACGTTGACCAAGGAGACCAACCTCTTCATGCAAATCGTCGTCAACCCGGACGGCACGGTCACACGCCCCGAGGTCCCTCTCGTCCCGGCCTCCGAagtcgccggcggcggcgtcatCTCCAGGGACGTGCCCCTCGACGCCTCCGCCGGCACGTACCTCCGCCTCTACCTTCCCTCCCCGTCCCCCGCAGCGCCGGCCGCCACCGCCAGCAAGCTCCCCGTCGTGCTCTACTTCCACGGCGGGGGCTTCGTGATCCTCTCCCCGGCCACCGTCTTCTACCACGGCCACTGCGAGGCGATGGCGACCGCGGTGCCCGCCATCGTGGCGTCCCTCGAGTACCGCCTGGCGCCGGAGCACCGCCTGCCCGCGGCGTacgaggacgcggcggcggccgtggcgtGGCTCCGCGACGGCGCGCCGGGGGACCCCTGGGTGGCCGCGCACGGTGACCTCTCCCGCTGCTTCCTCATGGGCAGCAGCTCGGGCGGCAACATGGCGTTCTTCGCGGCGCTCCGGACCGGGGGCCTCGACCTGGGACCCGCCACGGTGCGCGGCGTCCTGCTGCACCAGCCCTATCTCGGCGGCGTCGACCGGACGCCGTCGGAGGCCGGGTCCGTGGACGACGCCATGCTGCCGCTGGAGGCCAACGACAGGCTCTGGAGCCTCGCGCTGCCCCTGGGCGCCGACCGGGACCACGAGTTCTGCAACCCTGTCAAGGCCATGGCGCCCGAGGCCCTCGCCGGCCTGCCGCCGCGGTGCCTGGTCACTGGCAACTTGGACGACCCGCTCATCGACAGGCACCGGGAGTTCGCTCGGTGGCTGCAGGACCGCGGCAGCGTGGAGGTCGTCGTGAAGACGGACGTCGCCGGGTTCCACGCGTCGGAGCTGTTCGTGCCGGAGATCGCCGAGGTGCTGTTCGCCGCGATGCGCGAGTTCGTGTCCACCGGCGACGACGCTTGA
- the LOC136500062 gene encoding uncharacterized protein — MDPVIQQGGGRVGVGTGQQPAASRATWQQGPRGQAGRPPGGRPAGRLSTQQAATGPGGQAARGPAGAAVRARAARPASPWRREADTGEGRPGGAARGRAAGVAVAQGGGHGRRGEGRPGGAARGRAAGVAVAQGGGHGRGEAGRRGARARGQRRCSRDADGGRQVALAPSAVAGSRGGGVAGGGCRGAVVRGGSGNRRGGRNARRETGAAAACWPAATACSGWATGLESLFVPFL, encoded by the coding sequence ATGGATCCAGTCATCCAGCAAGGGGGTGGCCGCGTGGGGGTGGGCActgggcagcagccagcagccagcagggcTACATGGCAGCAGGGGCCACGGGGCCAGGCCGGCAGGCCGCCAGGAGGCCGGCCGGCAGGCCGGCTCAGCACTCAGCAGGCCGCCACAGGGCCAGGGGGCCAGGCCGCCAGGGGGCCAGCCGGTGCGGCCGTGCGGGCGCGGGCCGCGCGACCGGCGTCGCCGTGGCGCAGGGAGGCGGACACGGGAGAGGGGAGGCCGggaggcgcggcgcgcgggcgcGCGGCCGGCGTCGCCGTGGCGCAGGGAGGCGGACACGGGAGACGGGGAGAGGGGAGGCCGggaggcgcggcgcgcgggcgcGCGGCCGGCGTCGCCGTGGCGCAGGGAGGCGGACACGGGAGAGGGGAGGCCGggaggcgcggcgcgcgggcgcGCGGCCAGCGGAGGTGCAGCCGGGACGCGGACGGAGGTCGGCAGGTCGCGCTAGCGCCGTCGGCCGTCGCGGGGAGCCGGGGTGGCGGAGTGGCGGGTGGCGGCTGCCGTGGAGCCGTGGTCCGTGGAGGCAGCGGAAATAGGAGGGGAGGCCGAAACGCGAGACGGGAGACGGGAGCCGCTGCTGCCTGCTGGCCTGCTGCGACGGCCTGCTCGGGGTGGGCTACTGGGCTGGAAAGCCTTTTTGTGCCATTTttataa